A genomic window from Chloroflexota bacterium includes:
- a CDS encoding NAD(P)H-dependent oxidoreductase subunit E, translating into MTAPVRIPPPTDDKRWRVVDTAMRRHGFEPQALIDALHAAQEAFGFLDEAALRYVGANLELPPSRVFGVATFYNFFHLKPQGKHTCIVCTGTACYIKGSTALLKAIEEEYGIGRGETTSDRRLSLLTARCVGSCGLAPVALLDGQILGLLEPDRLIENLTRVVTE; encoded by the coding sequence TTGACCGCGCCGGTCCGAATCCCTCCCCCAACGGATGACAAGCGCTGGCGCGTGGTCGACACGGCCATGCGGCGGCACGGATTTGAGCCCCAGGCGCTCATCGACGCGCTCCATGCCGCGCAAGAGGCCTTCGGGTTCCTCGATGAGGCCGCGCTGCGATACGTGGGGGCCAACCTGGAACTGCCGCCGAGCCGGGTGTTCGGCGTCGCGACCTTCTATAACTTCTTTCACCTCAAACCGCAGGGGAAACACACCTGCATCGTCTGCACCGGCACTGCGTGCTACATCAAAGGCAGCACCGCGCTCCTCAAAGCGATTGAAGAGGAATACGGCATCGGGCGAGGCGAGACCACGTCCGATCGACGGCTGTCGCTCCTGACCGCCCGGTGTGTTGGAAGCTGTGGCCTCGCCCCCGTTGCGCTGCTGGACGGTCAGATCTTGGGCCTCCTCGAGCCTGATCGCCTTATCGAGAACCTCACCCGGGTGGTGACAGAATGA
- a CDS encoding hydrogenase maturation nickel metallochaperone HypA, whose product MHEVGIILSAIDVASARAAGAGATRIERLTFAIVPGGHVTTDAVGTLFLALSRGTMAEGARLEFQPHESERYCLACAKVYTGAIDAPGCPRCGQEGFLPPDLADLRLTSIEVSD is encoded by the coding sequence ATGCACGAGGTCGGCATCATTCTGAGCGCCATCGACGTAGCCAGCGCCCGTGCGGCCGGGGCCGGTGCGACACGCATCGAGCGCCTCACGTTCGCCATTGTGCCCGGCGGCCACGTGACGACGGACGCGGTGGGCACATTGTTCCTTGCCCTCAGCCGCGGTACGATGGCCGAGGGGGCCAGGCTCGAGTTCCAGCCGCACGAATCGGAGCGGTACTGTCTCGCGTGCGCGAAGGTCTATACGGGCGCGATCGACGCGCCGGGGTGCCCACGGTGCGGGCAGGAAGGCTTTCTCCCGCCCGACCTCGCGGACCTCCGTTTGACCAGCATCGAGGTGAGCGATTGA
- a CDS encoding DoxX family membrane protein — protein MAIVWLLARLFIGYQWIESGWEKLRDPAWMGATGEGILSYWQRAVAIPASGRPPITYDWYRTFIQFLIDTHSAPWFSKVIVFGELAVGIAIVLGAFVGIAAAAGLAMNMAFLLAGSASTNPVLAMFEVALILAWKNAGYIGLDRYLLPLLGTPWRQTDITERPRPKLPAAA, from the coding sequence ATGGCCATCGTCTGGCTCCTCGCGCGGCTCTTTATCGGCTATCAGTGGATCGAGTCCGGATGGGAGAAGCTCCGGGATCCGGCGTGGATGGGCGCGACCGGAGAGGGCATTCTGTCGTACTGGCAGCGCGCCGTCGCCATTCCCGCGAGCGGACGGCCGCCGATCACCTACGACTGGTACCGGACCTTCATCCAATTCCTCATTGACACCCATTCGGCTCCATGGTTCAGTAAGGTCATCGTTTTTGGCGAGCTGGCCGTCGGAATCGCGATCGTCCTCGGCGCATTCGTCGGGATCGCGGCGGCAGCGGGCCTGGCGATGAACATGGCGTTCCTGCTGGCTGGCTCGGCGAGCACGAATCCGGTTCTGGCCATGTTCGAGGTCGCGCTCATCCTGGCGTGGAAGAACGCCGGGTACATCGGCCTCGACCGGTACCTGCTGCCGTTGCTTGGGACACCGTGGCGGCAAACGGACATAACGGAGAGGCCCCGGCCCAAGCTCCCAGCGGCCGCGTGA
- a CDS encoding universal stress protein — translation MQRILVPTDASPLSEAAMPLAREVASAQQAEVFLVQIVSPPVWVAMDDSGYGSVSPDLYQQFLDSMEEEAQRNLDRLADFFGAGREPGTVHTQLFQGSPAAALLDYEAEIQPDLVVMATHGRTGLARFARGSVADRMVREGTAPVLMVRSFGRQVTALKRALVPLDGSELAEAALPVVEELACRPLNSIVLLTVIDAASAESADAYLEKVGTRLERTGVAVERRRVDGVPGEAIAEAAKDVDLVIMATHGRGGLDRLRYGSVAEHTLRETEASLLLVRAGVR, via the coding sequence ATGCAGCGAATTCTCGTTCCGACCGACGCCTCACCGCTGAGCGAGGCCGCGATGCCTCTCGCCAGGGAGGTCGCCTCGGCGCAGCAGGCCGAGGTATTTCTGGTCCAGATCGTGTCGCCGCCTGTCTGGGTCGCGATGGACGATAGTGGATATGGCAGCGTGAGTCCGGACCTCTACCAACAGTTTCTCGACTCCATGGAGGAGGAAGCGCAACGAAATCTCGATCGCCTCGCGGACTTCTTCGGCGCCGGTAGGGAGCCTGGCACGGTCCACACACAGCTCTTTCAGGGCAGCCCGGCGGCGGCGCTGCTCGACTACGAGGCGGAGATCCAGCCGGATCTCGTGGTCATGGCGACTCACGGGCGGACCGGCCTTGCCCGCTTCGCCCGGGGCAGTGTTGCCGATCGCATGGTCCGGGAGGGCACCGCGCCGGTCCTGATGGTCAGGTCCTTTGGTCGCCAGGTCACCGCGCTCAAGCGGGCGCTCGTGCCCCTGGATGGATCGGAGCTGGCGGAGGCCGCGCTCCCGGTCGTCGAGGAGCTGGCGTGCAGACCGCTGAACAGCATCGTTCTCTTGACCGTGATCGACGCTGCGTCAGCCGAGTCCGCCGACGCGTACCTGGAAAAGGTCGGGACGCGACTGGAGAGAACCGGCGTGGCCGTCGAGCGACGGCGGGTCGATGGGGTCCCCGGGGAGGCTATTGCTGAGGCCGCGAAGGACGTCGACCTGGTCATCATGGCGACCCACGGCCGCGGCGGTCTCGATCGGCTTCGATACGGAAGCGTCGCGGAGCATACGCTTCGGGAGACCGAGGCGTCGCTGCTCCTCGTGCGCGCCGGCGTACGGTAG
- a CDS encoding ester cyclase, with the protein MTITLFFANGDKATIESGVSVRREPSAAPGSSEVGATELVCLDRDGNELGRFQYDRLTGYSTSDVMMANKLLIRRLIEEVVNGKRLSELMELFAPNFIDHVPSPGRKEGIEAVRESYEAMHMAFPGAHFSIDALMAEGDRVAVLTSCETRHDGPLFGIPPTGHLVKIASIDIYRVVDGRIAEHWGYGNDFGVAQQIGLVPRLLPEERMEIPELISGDGRAGPR; encoded by the coding sequence ATGACGATCACGCTCTTCTTTGCCAATGGCGACAAAGCGACGATCGAATCCGGCGTCTCCGTCCGGCGCGAACCGTCCGCTGCGCCGGGGTCGTCGGAGGTAGGCGCGACGGAGCTGGTGTGCCTCGATCGGGACGGAAACGAGCTGGGACGCTTTCAATACGACCGCCTGACGGGCTACAGCACGTCGGACGTGATGATGGCGAACAAGCTCCTGATTCGTCGGCTCATCGAAGAAGTCGTAAACGGAAAGCGGCTCTCCGAGTTGATGGAGCTGTTTGCGCCAAACTTCATCGACCACGTGCCGAGCCCGGGTCGAAAAGAGGGTATCGAGGCCGTTCGAGAATCCTACGAAGCGATGCACATGGCCTTCCCAGGCGCCCACTTTTCCATCGATGCGCTGATGGCCGAGGGCGACCGCGTGGCGGTGCTGACCTCATGTGAGACGAGGCACGATGGCCCGCTCTTCGGGATACCGCCCACCGGGCACCTGGTGAAGATCGCCAGTATCGACATCTACCGCGTGGTCGACGGTCGAATTGCCGAGCACTGGGGATATGGCAACGACTTTGGGGTCGCCCAACAGATTGGCCTCGTGCCTCGGCTGCTCCCTGAGGAACGAATGGAAATCCCAGAGCTCATATCCGGTGACGGCCGCGCCGGGCCAAGATAG
- a CDS encoding CBS domain-containing protein, with amino-acid sequence MKVYEIMSSPAISVKTTATVQFAAEMMATHNVGALPVTQDGVLVGIVTDRDVVLRALAPGRSPTATEVHEIMSTAPIALEAGTDVAEAARVFTDTRIRRLPIVEDGHPVGMVTVDDIARLWDDDRAILLMVRRVAPRRKRHSSAA; translated from the coding sequence ATGAAAGTCTACGAGATCATGAGCAGCCCAGCGATATCCGTCAAGACCACCGCGACTGTCCAATTCGCGGCCGAGATGATGGCCACGCACAACGTCGGGGCCCTCCCGGTCACCCAGGATGGCGTGCTCGTCGGGATCGTGACCGACCGCGACGTCGTGTTGCGGGCGCTGGCACCCGGGCGATCGCCCACCGCGACCGAGGTACACGAGATCATGTCGACCGCTCCGATCGCCCTCGAGGCCGGCACGGACGTCGCGGAGGCGGCGCGCGTCTTCACAGATACCCGGATTCGGCGCCTACCCATCGTGGAAGATGGTCACCCGGTTGGAATGGTCACCGTCGACGACATCGCGCGCCTCTGGGACGACGATCGCGCGATCCTCCTGATGGTCAGGCGGGTAGCTCCGCGGCGAAAGCGGCATTCGTCCGCTGCATAA